Proteins from a single region of Trichoderma asperellum chromosome 3, complete sequence:
- a CDS encoding uncharacterized protein (EggNog:ENOG41) yields the protein MGSTGTASIETKNLFDVSGLVAVITGGGSGIGRMITRALAANGAHRVYIIGRRVSVLEETAAPFPDVVKTLECDVTSKESLQAAADRIRSEVGYVNLLWCNSGTSGPESKTLNNNSSLDEFIEENWKHSVDEYADTFKINTAGFWYTSLAFLKLLDAGNRQKNVNFSSQIVGTCSTLGFGRFAPTGRFAYGQSKASQQHMMKQLSTHMVPYGIRVNSIAPGLFPTDMTSAMTTSGYDPAKLIPEKRAGEETDIAGVALFLASKAGSYLNGNVLVCDGGRLSIVPSTY from the exons ATGGGTTCCACTGGCACGGCGTCCATTGAAACCAAAAATCTCTTCGATGTTTCTGGACTCGTCGCTGTGATTACTGGTGGAGGTTCTG GAATTGGTCGTATGATCACTCGTGCTCTTGCCGCAAATGGGGCACATAGAGTTTATATTATTGGTCGTCGCGTAAGCGTTCTGGAAGAGACGGCCGCACCTTTCCCCGATGTTGTCAAGACTTTGGAGTGCGATGTAACCTCGAAAGAATCGCTCCAGGCCGCTGCCGACCGTATCCGTAGTGAGGTTGGATATGTCAACCTTCTGTGGTGTAACTCAGGAACTTCTGGGCCAGAATCTAAGACCCTAAACAACAATTCTTCGCTAGACGAGTTTATTGAAGAGAATTGGAAACACTCCGTGGATGAGTACGCAGACACGTTCAAAATCAACACCGCCGGATTTTGGTACACTTCTCTTGCTTTCCTCAagcttcttgatgctggTAATCGCCAGAAGAATGTAAACTTCAGCAGTCAAATCGTCGGCACCTGCAGTACGCTTGGCTTTGGAAGATTTGCTCCAACTGGACGCTTCGCGTATGGTCAAAGCAAGGCGTCGCAGCAGCACATGATGAAACAGCTTTCCACACACATGGTTCCATACGGGATTCGAGTGAACTCCATTGCTCCAGGAC TGTTTCCGACTGATATGACTTCAGCTATGACTACTAGTGGTTATGACCCTGCAAAATTGATTCCAGAAAAGAGAGCTGGCGAAGAAACTGACATTGCTGGCGTGGCCTTATTTTTGGCTAGTAAAGCTGGCTCGTATCTCAATGGAAATGTGCTGGTATGCGATGGTGGACGATTATCAATTGTACCTTCGACGTACTGA
- a CDS encoding uncharacterized protein (EggNog:ENOG41) — translation MAFKVIIIGGGPVGLFLANSLQAAGIDYALFEKRSAVAPTTAFGIFLMPQVTRMFEQLGLLESLKKVSHQMTGMVHRNANAEQLSQDQDYAAFCQIHGYPVVVTDRASLSQVFLSGLNKPEEHIFTRKDLTNIVIGTDGVTAEFADGTSHEGSVIIGADGIWSSVRDQLRKITPDGLFLENPFTASFTGVFGRGPLFDDIPSGQGAEIHGDDWVIQAFPSQKETHLFIYKRIETCYDRVPFTTNVPEDIIAEFANVKLTSKVAFKDLWDKRFAGGAANFEEGVVELWHWDRVALVGDAAHKMNPKWGVGANIGMEAAACLTNKLAALLKNNSKPSTQDLSQLFGSYQGEIEGKAGVWERISKSNLDSATRRGGPQIDAMRQMGIIRAPGIISKAYKLENAPFKAENPSQIPWLH, via the exons ATGGCTTTTAAAGTTATCATTATTGGGGGCGGCCCCGTTGGGCTTTTCCTTGCAAACAGTCTGCAAGCCGCCGGAATAGATTATGCGCTATTCGAAAAGCGAAGTGCTGTGGCTCCAACTACTGCATTTGGCATTTTCCTTATGCCTCAAGTCACGAGGATGTTCGAACAGCTAGGTCTCTTggagagcttgaagaaagtGTCTCATCAAATGACGGGCATGGTGCACCGCAATGCCAACGCAGAGCAACTAAGCCAAGATCAGGATTATGCTGCATTTTGCCAGAT CCATGGCTATCCTGTAGTTGTTACAGACCGTGCCAGCCTTTCCCAGGTTTTCCTCAGCGGCCTTAATAAGCCAGAAGAGCATATATTTACCAGGAAAGACCTCACCAACATTGTGATCGGCACAGATGGCGTGACTGCGGAATTCGCTGATGGCACAAGCCATGAAGGATCTGTCATTATTGGTGCTGATGGCATTTGGAGCTCAGTTCGTGACCAGTTGCGCAAAATTACGCCTGATGGTCTATTCCTTGAAAATCCTTTCACAGCGTCATTCACTGGTGTCTTTGGCAGAGGACCACTGTTTGATGATATTCCTTCAGGACAGGGAGCTGAGATACATGGAGACGACTGGGTAATTCAGGCATTTCCTTCCCAGAAAGAGACGCACTTATTTATCTATAAGCGCATTGAGACATGCTATGATAGAGTTCCCTTTACAACGAATGTGCCGGAAGATATAATCGCAGAATTTGCTAATGTTAAATTGACAAGCAAGGTTGCATTTAAAGACTTGTGGGATAAGCGGTTCGCTGGAGGTGCCGCAAATTTCGAGGAGGGTGTTGTGGAGCTATGGCACTGGGATAGAGTTGCTCTTGTGGGGGATGCAGCGCATAAG ATGAATCCTAAGTGGGGCGTTGGTGCTAATATTGGAATGGAAGCTGCTGCCTGCCTCACGAACAAGCTTGCAGCCCTTCTGAAAAATAACTCAAAACCTTCTACGCAAGATCTTTCTCAATTGTTTGGGTCATATCAAGGAGAGATTGAGGGCAAAGCCGGAGTCTGGGAACGAATTTCGAAGTCTAATCTTGACTCTGCCACGCGTAGGGGTGGGCCTCAAATTGATGCTATGAGGCAAATGGGAATAATTCGTGCACCTGGTATTATTTCGAAGGCATATAAGCTCGAAAATGCCCCGTTTAAGGCGGAAAATCCATCTCAAATCCCGTGGTTACACTAG
- a CDS encoding uncharacterized protein (EggNog:ENOG41) — translation MLEQTVDLAVVGGGPTGLLTALLAKRLGASVLVLETKPQPLQLGRADALNARSQQVLEVVGILDELLAKGLKCNTSSIFANGEFTARRSHWWENLQNVHHKNFLMIGQPIVEQLLAAALGDSIIFSEPVESVRETSTGVDVTAVSGRIVHSTYCVASDGARSMVRQSLGIPFTGTKPEMTWAVLDCFIDSDFPRVPEIITFELDGQSRVAWIPRERGLCRFYILLDGEITEEKSKASIKKHLAPYRVEFTKTEWFSTFEVKERLADTFVSQSRNGRIILAGDAAHAHSVNGGQGLNTGLSDSFGLGWRLGYVLAHANELQPGAAHNIIASFDTERRKVAGNVISVAARLVRDTQHEGEQYVGNVEKHAAYITGMGITYSGLESEIVQESGTGAWKAGNPCPDFDVIVAGDSAPKRLYSRVTYGNFLFLVKGDITDHVGKFGKLVTDIKLVPKHAIESNASGGKALVYATDFVSDDDSFNAAVVRPDMYIGYSGTVDGAVKYLEQLFATAN, via the exons TTGAATGCTAGAAGTCAGCAAGTTCTGGAAGTCGTTGGCATCCTTGATGAACTCTTGGCCAAAGGACTCAAATGCAACA CGAGTTCTATTTTTGCAAATGGAGAATTCACTGCTCGTCGTAGCCATTGGTGGGAGAACTTGCAGAATGTCCACCACAAGAACTTTTTGATGATTGGGCAGCCTATAGTCGAGCAGCTACTGGCTGCCGCACTTGGCGACTCAATTATCTTTTCTGAGCCAGTAGAGTCAGTGCGTGAGACATCGACAGGTGTTGATGTCACGGCTGTGTCTGGTCGCATCGTTCACAGCACTTACTGTGTTGCCTCAGACGGAGCCCGCTCTATGGTCCGGCAGTCTCTTGGCATTCCTTTCACAGGTACTAAGCCAGAGATGACATGGGCTGTCCTCGATTGTTTTATCGACAGCGACTTCCCACGCGTACCGGAAATTATTACTTTTGAGCTAGACGGGCAATCCCGTGTGGCATGGATTCCTAGAGAGCGGGGCTTGTGCCGATTCTACATCTTACTTGATGGAGAGATTACGGAGGAAAAATCTAAAGCGTCGATCAAGAAGCACTTGGCGCCTTACAGAGTTGAATTTACTAAGACCGAATGGTTCAGCACTTTTGAAG TTAAGGAGAGACTTGCCGATACATTCGTGTCACAGAGTCGTAACGGCCGAATAATCCTTGCCGGTGATGCTGCACATGCGCACTCCGTCAACGGCGGACAGGGTCTTAACACTGGCCTTTCAGATTCCTTCGGTCTTGGATGGCGCTTAGGTTATGTTTTGGCCCATGCCAACGAGCTGCAACCAGGGGCGGCACACAATATCATTGCTAGTTTCGACACAGAGCGCCGAAAAGTTGCAGGGAACGTTATTTCAGTTGCTGCACGTCTTGTGCGAGATACTCAACACGAGGGTGAGCAATATGTTGGCAATGTGGAGAAGCATGCGGCATACATCACAGGTATGGGTATTACCTACAGCGGCCTTGAGTCAGAAATTGTTCAGGAATCGGGCACTGGTGCCTGGAAGGCAGGTAACCCCTGCCCTGACTTCGACGTAATTGTTGCGGGAGACTCTGCTCCTAAGCGCCTTTACAGTCGGGTAACATATGGGAACTTTTTATTCCTTGTGAAGGGTGACATTACTGATCATGTTGGTAAATTTGGTAAGCTTGTTACCGATATCAAGCTGGTTCCCAAGCACGCCATCGAAAGTAATGCTAGTGGAGGCAAGGCCCTGGTCTACGCCACTGACTTTGTGTCCGATGACGATTCCTTCAATGCCGCGGTGGTTCGCCCCGATATGTACATCGGATATTCGGGTACAGTAGATGGGGCGGTGAAGTACTTGGAGCAATTGTTCGCTACTGCAAACTAA